The genomic DNA GTGGTCACCCAGCTCGGCCGCAACGATACCGGCAGCGATCCCTGGACACCCTCGCATATCGAATCGGGGGTGGGGCTCAAACCTTACGACGCCTGGCCATCGGGTGAAAACAAGGCCGATTTCGTGCGCCGCCTCAACCAGCGCCTGCAGCAGATTCCCGGCATCAGCGTCGGTATCAGCCAGCCGATCATCGATGGCGAGAACGACATGGTCGGTGGCGCGCATAGCCCGCTGGTGCTGCGTATCTATGGCGATGACTTCAAGGAACTCCGGCGGATCGGCAACGAGATCGTCGACGTGCTGCACGATACACGCGGCACCGCCGATGCATCGATCTTTCAGGAAGCGCCTATCCCACAGCTGACGGTCACGGTGAATCGCGAAGCCGCTGCACGGTATGGCATCAACGTGGCCGACATCAATACGCTGATCGAAACCGGCGTGGGCGGTGCACCCATTACGCAGGCCTATGTCGAAGACCGGGTCTACAACGTCACCGCGCGCGTACCGCATCAAGTGGCCGCCGATCCCGATGCATTGGGCCAGCTGGTGGTCACGGCACCTTCCGGCGCGCGCGTACCGTTGGCCATGCTCACCCGAATCTCGTTGCAGACGGGCGAAAGCACGATCGCGCACGAGCAGGGCCATCGCCAGTTGACCATTCGTATCGACAATCGTGGGCGCGCATTGTCCGACTATCTAGCCGACGCGCAGGACAAGATCGGCAAGACGGTCAAATTCGACGCGCAAAAATACCGGCTCGAATGGGCCGGTCAGTTCGAGAACCAGCAGCGTGCACAGGCGCGACTGGTGCTGGTGATGGGCCTTGTACTCGCGGTGATGACGGTGCTTCTGTTTGCCGAGTTCGGCAACTTGCGGCAGGCGCTGCTGGTGCTGGCGGCGGTGCCGCTGGCGACACTGGGCGGTCTGATCTCGCTGCATGTAAAGGGCGAGACACTCAACATCGCAACCGCGGTGGGGTTCATCGCCCTGTTCGGTGTAGCGGTGCAGAACGGCATCATCATGGTGGCGAACTTCAACCGCATGCGCCGCGACGGGCATGGCGTACGCGATGCCGTGTTGCTGGGCGCCAAGGAGCGCTTTCGCCCCGTCCTGATGACGGCGACCGTTGCCAGCGTGGGCATGCTGCCGGCGGCACTGGCCACCGGTATCGGTACCGATGTGCAGCGTGGCCTGGCGACGGTGGTCGTCGGTGGTCTCATCATCGCCACGCTGCTCACACTCTTCATTCTTCCCGCGTTCTATGACGTGCTCGAACGCACGGTCGAGCGTCGCCGACGCCATCCGAACCCGCCGAGGGAGATCTGATCATGCGTTCCTTGCAGACAACAATCATGTGGCTGCTATCGATCGGCGCAAGCAGCATGCTCGCCGGCTGCGCGGTGGGGCCTGACTATCATCGACCCGAGGCGCCCAAGGCGACAGACTATGCTCCTGCGCCGCAGGCAGATGCCACACCGGCCAAACCCGATAGCGGCGGTGACACCCAACGCCTGATCAAGTCGATGGATATACCCGGCCAGTGGTGGACCTTGTTCCGTTCCGCACCCCTGGACGCGCTTATCGACGATGCACTGAAACACAACCCCGACGTCGAAGCGGCGCACGCCGCGCTGCAGGTGGCATGGGAAAACGCTTATGCAGAGCGTGGCGCTTATTTCCCCACCGTCTCTGCTGGGGTCAATCCAACACGCCAGAAGAATGCCAGCGAAGTGGCCAGTGCCCTTTCGTCGAACGCCAATCTCTACACCCTCACTACGGCGCAGGTGAGTGTGTCCTATGCACCCGATCTTTGGGGTGGAACGCGGCGACAGGTCGAGTCGGCGGTCGCACAAGCCAACGCACAGCGCTTTGAACTGGAGGCGACCTATCTCACGCTTACATCGAATCTGGTCAACGCAGCGATCGAGGAAGCCTCGCTGCGCGCGCAGATCGATGCGACGCAGCAGATGATCGATGCGCAAACCAAGGTACTGGATACGTTGCGGCGTCAACAGGTGCTGGGTGACGTGGCTGAGGCATCGGTTGCGGCACAAGTTGCGGTATTGGAGCAAACGCGACAGGCGCTACCGCCGCTTCGAAAGCAGCTGGATCAACAGCGTGACCTGATCGCCGCGTTGAGCGGGCGCATGCCCGATCAGCCGGTCGAAGCGCAGTTCGACCTCGAAAGCCTGCACCTGCCGGCTGAGTTACCACTTAGCCTGCCGGCGGAGCTCGTCGAGCAGCGCCCGGACGTACGCGCCAGCGAGGAGCAACTGCATGCTGCCAGTGCGGCGATCGGTGTGGCGTTGGCCAACCGGCTGCCCAATGTACAGATCAGTGCCAGCCTGGGCAGCGCTTCGGAACAGACCAGCTCACTGTTCACGACAGGCACCGGATTCTGGAGCATCGGGGCCAATCTGACGCAGCCGTTGTTTGACGGTGGTTCCTTGAAACACAAGCAACGCGCGGCCGAGGCGAGTTACCGTCAGGCAGCGGCGCAGTATCGAAGCACGGTGATCTCCGCCGCGCAGAACGTCGCCGATGTGCTTCACGCGATCCAGGCGGATGGCGAAGCACTGGTCGCCGCGGAGCGTGCGGAGCGCGCCGCCATGCGGAGCTTGCAGATAGCCGGCAAGCAACAGGCGCTGGGCGACATCAGCGAGAGCAGCTTGCTTGTCGCCGAGCTGACCTGGCGGCAGGCGAGCCTGGCACTCATCCAGGCCAAGGCTGCGCGTTTCGCCGATACGGCGGCGTTGTTCCAGGCGCTGGGTGGCGGGTGGTGGAATCGCAAGGATGCCTAGCTTTCGGTGACCGGGATACGGCTCGCTGCCCCCTCACCCCAACCCTCTCCCCCGGCAAAGCCAGGGGAGAGGGAGCAAAAGCGCGCAGTGTTGAAGACTTGCCTCAATCAGCCCCCTCTTCCCTGGCTTTGCCGGGGGAGAGGGCTGGGGTGAGGGGGGCTCTTCAAGCCACCCCACAGCCACAAGCCATCGCGAAAACTTTCGCCGTAGCTCCGTGAAGATGTCCAACGGCCATGTGTTATATCTCCGCGACCATCGGGGGAGAGCGAAAGTGGCGATAGAGTGTGGCCGAGGCCCATGCGTGATTCACGCGGGTCGATAGAGCAGAGTGGTTCTCGTATGACTGGCTCCCGGTTCGCCCCCAGGTTGTTGCCGTACCGCCTGCGCCTGGCCATGGTCATGGCTTCGTCGCTGCTGGCCGGATGCGCCGTGGGGCCCGACTTCAAGCGGCCTGCCGCGCCGGAGGTCGATCGATACACGGCCCACCCCATCACCGAAACCGTCGCCAGTGCGAACGTGGCGGGCGGGGAGGCGCAGCGCTTCGCCAGCGGAGCGCAGATTCCCGGGGACTGGTGGACGCTGTTTCACTCTCAGCCGCTCAACGAGCTGATCGAGCAGTCGCTTGCCAACAATCACGACCTCAAAGCGGCACAGGCGGCGTTGTCGGCAGCGAGAGAAAATGTGCTGGCGCAACGCGGTACCTACTACCCGAGCGTGACGGCGAGTTTCTCGGCCACCCGCCAGAAGCAGGCCGGGACCATTGCGCCAACGCCCAGTTCGAATGCCTTTCAGTACAACCTGTTCACGCCGCAGGTCAGCGTTTCCTATGTGCCGGATATCTTCGGCCTGAATCGTCGAACGGTGGAGTCGGCGCAGGCGCAGGAGCAAGCGGTCCGGTTCCAGACGATCGCGACGCAGATCACCTTGAGCACGAACGTCGTAGCCGCAGCCGTGCAGCTCGCCGCCTTGCAGTCGCAAGTGGATGCGACGCGCGAGCTTATCGACCTCAATGCGCACATGGTGAAGATCCTGCGCGATCAAGTCGACAAGGGTTATGCGAGCGGGTTGGATCTGGCCGCACAGGAATCGCAGCTTGAGCAAACCCGTGCGATGCTGCCGCCCTTGCTCAAGCAGTTGGAGCAGCAGCGCGACTTGCTGGCCGTACTGGTCGGCCGCTTTCCGAGCCAGTCGGCGGATCTGTCCTTTGATCTTTCGAGCCTGAAGTTACCGCAGGAGCTTCCGCTGAGCCTGCCTTCGGAGATCGTTGCGCAGCGCCCGGATGTGTTGCAGGCCGAAGCCAATATGCATGCGGCCAGCGCGCAGATCGGTATCGCCATCGCCAATCGCCTGCCCAATATCGTGCTGAGCGCCAACGCCGGCAACACGGCCCTGGCCATGGACCAATTGTTCAACTCGGGCACGGGCTTCTGGGGCGTGGGTGCGGATATCACCGCGCCGATTTTCCAGGGTGGCACGCTATTGCATCAGGAACGCGCCGCCAAGGCGAACTATGTGGCCGCTGCCGAGCAGTATCGCAGCACCGTGATGACCGCGTTCCAGAATGTCGCCGACACCCTGGTGGCGCTCGACCAGGATGCCGCCGGTCTGAAAGCCGCCGCCGCCGCCGCGGATGCCGCCAAACGAACGCTGGATCTATCGCAGCGGCAATGGCAGGCCGGCTATGCGAACTATCTCTCGTTGTTGAGTGCGGAACAGTCCTATCAGCAAGCGCGGATCAGTCTGGTGCAAGCCCAGGCCAGTCGCTATGCCGACACCGCCGCGCTATTTCAAGCGCTTGGTGGCGGATGGTGGAATCGCGCGGATCTAGCCCAGGATAAAAATGGAAAATAAATCGCCCTACGGAGCGCCCTCGTTGAAACGTGGAAGACAACGCCTGCCGATTCCGGCCGCTGCCTTCGCGCTGCTTGTACTGGCGGTTGCCGGCTGCAGCGGCAAAAGCGATGACAGCGCATCGACTGCTTCGGTTACGGCGAGCAACGTGACACTGACACCGGATCAGCGCAAGAACGTCGGTCTGCACACCGTTGTGCGTTCGCGGTTCCAGCGAACGGTGGAAGCCACCGGCTCCGTGGATTTCGATAACGATCACGCCACGGCCGTGCTGGCGCCGATCTCCGGCCCGGTATCGCGGTTGTTGGTCGACATTGGCGACCATGTCAAGAAAGGCGATCCGCTGGCGATCGTGGATTCGCCGGATTTCGCTACCGCCATCAGCACGTATCGCAAGGCGTTGACCACGGCCCACACCGCGCGGCGGCTTGCCAATCTGGAAAAGGATCTGGTCGAGCACCAGGGCGTGGCCAAGCGCGAAGAGGACCAGGCCGAAACCGACGCTGCCAACGCCGACGCCGATCTCGAGGCTGCCCTGCAGGCACTGGTTTCGCTGCACGTCGATCCGCAGACGATCAAGGCGATCGAGCAAGGCCGGCCGATTTCGCACATCGATGGCGTCATCCGCTCGCCGATCGCTGGCACCGTCGTGGACAGGCAGATCGCGCCAGGGCAGCTTCTGCAGGCCGGCACCACGCCCGCCTTTACCGTGGCGGATCTGTCGCGTGTATGGGTGATGGCACAGGTTTCCGCCGCCGATCTTCCGTCGGTGGCCGTTGGCGACATGGCCGATGTCATGCCGGCCGCCGACTCAAAAGGCATCGCCGGCAAGGTCACCAATATCTCGTCGCTTGTGAATCCCGATACGCGCTTGGTGCCAGTACGTGTCGTTGTCGACAACCCGCAAAGCCTGCTGAAAAAGCAGATGTACGTCAGCGTGCGGATTCATTCGCAACAGGAGACGGAAGGTTTGTTGGTCCCGGTATCGGCCATTCTGCGCGACGAAGAGAACCTGCCGTTCGTGTATGTCGTCCAGCGCGACGGCAGCTTTGCGCGACGGTCGGTCAGTGTGGGCTATCGCGTCGGTGACCAGTTCGACATTCCTTCCGGCTTGCAGCCTGGGGAGCAGGTCGTGGTCGATGGCGGCATCTTTGTCCAGTTCATGCAGAACCAATGAGCGATCAGCAGCCATCCAACCTGCCGCCGTCGCGAACGGCGTCAGTCATGAACCGGATCGTCGCCGCGTCGCTGGCGCAACGATTTGTGGTCATCCTCATGATGCTGCTGTTGACGGGTGCCGGTGTGCGCTCGCTCCAGCGATTGCCGGTCGATGCCTACCCCGACCTGTCGCCACCCATCGTGGAAATCATCACGCAATGGCCGGGACATGCCGCCGAAGAAGTCGAGCGGCTGATCACGGTGCCGGTCGAGCGTGGGATGAACGGGGTGCCGAAAACCACCACGACGCGTTCCATTTCGCTCTACGGTTTGTCCGACGTCATTCTCACATTCCAGAATGGCACGGATAACAACTTCGCTCGCCAGGAAGTCTTCAACCGCCTGGGCGACCTGAGTTTGCCGAGCGGCGTAACGCCTTCCGTATCGCCGTTGTCCGCGCCATCGGGCCTGATCTATCGCTACGTACTGCAAAGCACCGATCGTTCGCCAATGGACCTCAAGACGCTCGAGGACTGGACGGTCGAGCCGCAGTATCGATCCGTTGCGGGCGTCGCCGACGACTCCGGATTCGGCGGCGGCACCATGCAGTACCAGGTGTTGCTCGACCAGACCAAGATCGCGGCGGTGGGACTATCCGCGGTCCAGGTCGAGGCCGCGTTGACGGCCAACAATGCCAACGCCGGTGGCGGCTTCTACTCGCAAGGTGGGCAGTTCTACTACGTGCGTGGCGCCGGTCGCATGGAAACGCTCGAAGATATCGGCAACGTGGTGGTGGCAGTGCACGACGGCGTGCCGGTGCTGGTGAAAGACGTTGGCCGCGTAACGATCGGCATCGCGCCTCGCCTCGGCGAGTTCGGCTACGAGAAGCAGGATGATGCGGTCGAAGGCGTGATCCTGTTGCGAACCGGCGAGAAAACCCAGGATGTCTTAAAGCGCGTCGAGGCAAAAACCCGCGAGCTTAATGACCAGATCCTGCCCAAGGACGTCAAGGTTGTACCGTTCTACGACCGCACCGATCTGATCACGCTGACTACCAGGATCGTCGAAGACAATCTGCTGCGCGGCATGTTGTTGGTCGTGGTGATTCTTATCTTTTTTCTCTACGATTTTCGCGCGGGCCTGATCGTCGCCACCACGATTCCGCTGGCGCTGCTTTTCGCCTTTATCTGTCTGGATCTACAGGGTGCTTCGGCCAACCTGCTATCCATTGGCGCGGTGGATTTCGGCATTCTTGTCGATGCCGCGGTCGTCATGGTGGAGAACATCTTCCGCCAGATCGCCGAGCGCAAAGGTACGCCGATCAACGTCAGGGAGATCATCCGCGACGCCGCCGCCGAAGTGGACCGACCGTTGTTCTATGCCGTGGCGGTCATCGTGGTCAGCTTCCTGCCGATCTATGTGTTGTCCGGGCCTTCCGGCACGTTGTTCAAGCCGATGGCGGACACGATGATTTTCGCGTTGGTCGGTTCGCTGGTGGTCACGTTGACCTTGCTGCCCGTGCTTTGCGCCGTATTCATGCGCAAGGGCGTCCGCGAACGGCGTAATCGCGTGTTCGAGGCGATCAAGTCGATCTATATCAAGGGCCTGGATTTCTGTCTGGCGCGCCCCTGGGGTACCGCGGCTGCCTCGGGCATCGTGCTGGTCGTCTCGTTGCTGCTCATCCCGCGCATTGGCGCCGAGTTCATGCCGCAACTGGACGAAGGTGCGTTGTGGGTGCGCGCGACGATGCCTTACACCATCTCGTTCGAAGAGGCGTCGAAGGTGACGCCAAAAGTGCGCGACATATTGCGCTCCTTTCCCGAAGTCACCACCGTCGCGTCGGAACTTGGCCGTCCGGATGACGGCACGGATGCGACCGGCTTTTTCAATGTCGAGTTCTATGTGGGCCTCAAGCCTTATTCGCAATGGACGGGCTCGTACCGCAACAAGGCCGCCTTGATCGAGGCCATCAACCATAAGCTGGAGGCTTTCCCTGGGATCATTTTCAACTACACCCAGCCGGCGGAAGATGCGGTGGACGAAGCGGAAACCGGTCTGAAAAGCGCACTGGCCGTCAAGGTTTTTGGTTCCAACCTCGATACGCTCGAGCAGAAAGGCAAGGCCATCAAACAGCTGCTGGAACACGTGCGCGGCATTCGCGACGTCACGCTGGTACGTGAGCTCGGGCAGCCCAGTCTTACCATCGACATTAATCGCGCCCAGATCGCTCGTTATGGCCTGAACGTCTCCGACATCAATGGCCTGATCCAGACGGCGATTGGCGGCGACGTGGCCACGCAAGTCGTGCAGGGCGAGAAGGAATTCGATCTTGTTGTGCGACTCGATGAGCCGTACCGCAACAACCCCGAAGAAATCCGGAACCTGCTGGTGACCACGCCAGCCGGGCAACAGATACCGCTCAAGGAATTTGCCAATATCCAGGTGACCAACGGCGCGTCATTTATCTATCGCCAGGACAACTCGCGTTACATCGGCGTGCAGTTCTCCGTTGAGGGTCGCGATCTTGCCGGTGCGGTGGAGGACGCCATCCAACAGGTGAACGCCAAGGTGAAGTTGCCGCAGGGCTACCGTCTGGACTGGGGTGGCGAATACACGGAATACACCGCATCGCGGGCGCAGCTGAATATCATTCTGCCACTGACACTCGGCTTGATCTTTTTGTTGCTGTTCACGCTCTACAGCAACTTCAAGTTTCCCTTCATTACCGTGCTTGGCGTGCTGCTGTCCGCGCCGGTGGGTGGCATCGTGGCACTGTGGATCACCGGTACGCCGTTCTCGGTGTCGTCCGGTGTCGGCTTCCTGGCCTTGTTTGGTGTCTCGGTACAGACCGCGGTCGTCTATATTTCCTACGTCAACGAACTTCGCCGCGGCGGCACCCCTCTCACTGACGCCATTCGCGAAGGCGCCATCTTGCGGTTGCGGCCGATCATGATGACGGCACTCGTCGCGGCGCTGGGTTTGCTGCCTGCGGCCCTGGCTACAGGCGTGGGTACGGATACCCAACGACCGTTCGCCCTGGTCATCGTCAGCGGCCTGTTCACGCGCCTCCTGATCAGCGTCTTTCTGATGCCGGTGCTTTACACGCTTGTTGCACGTCCTGATGATCGGTTGGAGGTGTGAGTCGGTTGCTGCGATCGGATGCCTGGCTGTCCTGGGAAGCTGCGGTCGCGACTGAGGCCGCGACCGCGCCACCACAACCGAGGTCGACAGACAGGCTTCAGCCGATCCGCATAGATAGTTCTACATCCTCGCCGAACGGTATGGA from Dyella sp. GSA-30 includes the following:
- a CDS encoding efflux transporter outer membrane subunit, with translation MRSLQTTIMWLLSIGASSMLAGCAVGPDYHRPEAPKATDYAPAPQADATPAKPDSGGDTQRLIKSMDIPGQWWTLFRSAPLDALIDDALKHNPDVEAAHAALQVAWENAYAERGAYFPTVSAGVNPTRQKNASEVASALSSNANLYTLTTAQVSVSYAPDLWGGTRRQVESAVAQANAQRFELEATYLTLTSNLVNAAIEEASLRAQIDATQQMIDAQTKVLDTLRRQQVLGDVAEASVAAQVAVLEQTRQALPPLRKQLDQQRDLIAALSGRMPDQPVEAQFDLESLHLPAELPLSLPAELVEQRPDVRASEEQLHAASAAIGVALANRLPNVQISASLGSASEQTSSLFTTGTGFWSIGANLTQPLFDGGSLKHKQRAAEASYRQAAAQYRSTVISAAQNVADVLHAIQADGEALVAAERAERAAMRSLQIAGKQQALGDISESSLLVAELTWRQASLALIQAKAARFADTAALFQALGGGWWNRKDA
- a CDS encoding efflux transporter outer membrane subunit, whose protein sequence is MTGSRFAPRLLPYRLRLAMVMASSLLAGCAVGPDFKRPAAPEVDRYTAHPITETVASANVAGGEAQRFASGAQIPGDWWTLFHSQPLNELIEQSLANNHDLKAAQAALSAARENVLAQRGTYYPSVTASFSATRQKQAGTIAPTPSSNAFQYNLFTPQVSVSYVPDIFGLNRRTVESAQAQEQAVRFQTIATQITLSTNVVAAAVQLAALQSQVDATRELIDLNAHMVKILRDQVDKGYASGLDLAAQESQLEQTRAMLPPLLKQLEQQRDLLAVLVGRFPSQSADLSFDLSSLKLPQELPLSLPSEIVAQRPDVLQAEANMHAASAQIGIAIANRLPNIVLSANAGNTALAMDQLFNSGTGFWGVGADITAPIFQGGTLLHQERAAKANYVAAAEQYRSTVMTAFQNVADTLVALDQDAAGLKAAAAAADAAKRTLDLSQRQWQAGYANYLSLLSAEQSYQQARISLVQAQASRYADTAALFQALGGGWWNRADLAQDKNGK
- a CDS encoding efflux RND transporter periplasmic adaptor subunit translates to MKRGRQRLPIPAAAFALLVLAVAGCSGKSDDSASTASVTASNVTLTPDQRKNVGLHTVVRSRFQRTVEATGSVDFDNDHATAVLAPISGPVSRLLVDIGDHVKKGDPLAIVDSPDFATAISTYRKALTTAHTARRLANLEKDLVEHQGVAKREEDQAETDAANADADLEAALQALVSLHVDPQTIKAIEQGRPISHIDGVIRSPIAGTVVDRQIAPGQLLQAGTTPAFTVADLSRVWVMAQVSAADLPSVAVGDMADVMPAADSKGIAGKVTNISSLVNPDTRLVPVRVVVDNPQSLLKKQMYVSVRIHSQQETEGLLVPVSAILRDEENLPFVYVVQRDGSFARRSVSVGYRVGDQFDIPSGLQPGEQVVVDGGIFVQFMQNQ
- a CDS encoding CusA/CzcA family heavy metal efflux RND transporter translates to MNRIVAASLAQRFVVILMMLLLTGAGVRSLQRLPVDAYPDLSPPIVEIITQWPGHAAEEVERLITVPVERGMNGVPKTTTTRSISLYGLSDVILTFQNGTDNNFARQEVFNRLGDLSLPSGVTPSVSPLSAPSGLIYRYVLQSTDRSPMDLKTLEDWTVEPQYRSVAGVADDSGFGGGTMQYQVLLDQTKIAAVGLSAVQVEAALTANNANAGGGFYSQGGQFYYVRGAGRMETLEDIGNVVVAVHDGVPVLVKDVGRVTIGIAPRLGEFGYEKQDDAVEGVILLRTGEKTQDVLKRVEAKTRELNDQILPKDVKVVPFYDRTDLITLTTRIVEDNLLRGMLLVVVILIFFLYDFRAGLIVATTIPLALLFAFICLDLQGASANLLSIGAVDFGILVDAAVVMVENIFRQIAERKGTPINVREIIRDAAAEVDRPLFYAVAVIVVSFLPIYVLSGPSGTLFKPMADTMIFALVGSLVVTLTLLPVLCAVFMRKGVRERRNRVFEAIKSIYIKGLDFCLARPWGTAAASGIVLVVSLLLIPRIGAEFMPQLDEGALWVRATMPYTISFEEASKVTPKVRDILRSFPEVTTVASELGRPDDGTDATGFFNVEFYVGLKPYSQWTGSYRNKAALIEAINHKLEAFPGIIFNYTQPAEDAVDEAETGLKSALAVKVFGSNLDTLEQKGKAIKQLLEHVRGIRDVTLVRELGQPSLTIDINRAQIARYGLNVSDINGLIQTAIGGDVATQVVQGEKEFDLVVRLDEPYRNNPEEIRNLLVTTPAGQQIPLKEFANIQVTNGASFIYRQDNSRYIGVQFSVEGRDLAGAVEDAIQQVNAKVKLPQGYRLDWGGEYTEYTASRAQLNIILPLTLGLIFLLLFTLYSNFKFPFITVLGVLLSAPVGGIVALWITGTPFSVSSGVGFLALFGVSVQTAVVYISYVNELRRGGTPLTDAIREGAILRLRPIMMTALVAALGLLPAALATGVGTDTQRPFALVIVSGLFTRLLISVFLMPVLYTLVARPDDRLEV